The genomic region CATACATGAGAAAAGACTCACCACAACATTCAATCATGTATGAAAAATGTTTTTCGTCAATTATTTCACTctatatttaataaatattttacaaTTATACATAATCAAATATAGTAACTCTTAtatatatgagacatgtggggtaactaccaccgggtggtaggatggattttccctatatatatatatatatatatatatatatatatatatatatattacaaattTAATTCTTAACTTAAATTTTCAACGATCAATTCCGGCAGCAACACGCAGGATTTTCGAAAAGGAACGCTTTATTgcttaaaaggtttaagcattacacccagcctctgcataactaagatgcacacagccacaCAAAGTCCTCTGCAAAAACGAAAAATTGATAGGCGGAATACAAATATAGAGTTTGTATAACGCCTAAAGCGGAGGTGGGCCAATCCTATGATCATGTTGCCACCCATGTTGGATAAAATTATCCCTCACCGTATCCTTCAATCGTGTACACACCTTCGTAAATAGGTCTCGATTCTCCACACGTTGTAGAaaggaccataaacgaagagtcccggtacatctgtagatGACCTGCATtagagaagtacttttatcgttaaaaatcttatcatttctacatagccaaagcgaccaaataacggcTAGCGCTCTCACCCTACGAAGAgttctaaacctgtgatcaatccccagttgccaaatacattggcaacactacaaggaggatacaagtcagaagctatctggatgactgaccatatagaccgagccaatttgcattggaagaataaatgttttattgtctcatcatgatGACAAAAAACACATTGcggacttccatgccaattcctcttgatAAGGTTATCTTTAATAAAAGTGATTCCGCGACGAAGATACTCTGCAAatattttattcttaagaggtatcttcatttttcagatcttcttattattatcaactggTACATCGGACTGGATTAACGCTACATGGACTCCACTGAGAATTTTCCATTCTCACGCAGGATATCTTCTGTCGTTAGTTCTATATGTCGTATGTACCAGAACGTGAGTTAGTAGACCAGCAGCTAGCCCCTCCATAAAGCCCTATGTGCCTACCCTAGTTAACTGGTTTCGGTGTTCCAGACATATTGTCACGTAATCAGAATCGGTGTAAGATCGACCATATCCAGTGCCACTAACGATAATCTTGCGTGTTTGCGTGAGATTTACACCTTTCGGGTCAATGCATGCATGTGTTCGTGGAGTCGCGGACCAAGGCTTAATTGACAGCCTCCTCCCGGTGAAAGATCGATACGATCGAGTTGCTACTTCACTTTGCTGGTAAGCACCGGCGAGCTAGCGGGAAAGGGGAAATGGCTAGTGATTAGCACGAAGCTTCGTGAGAGTCGTTCTTTATTTGCGCAAAATAAATGTTTCCACGTTGTGCGCAGTCTGAATTCCTACGTTTTTCCGCAAAAAAAGTCTCAACATCCACCATTATTGTTTTTTTCAGATGAGAATGCCCACAGTTATTAGTATTATTTTGCGGGAACTTCGAACCTATTTTCTCAAACATGACAGTACAAAGAATACaaaagtaaaattgcaaaaaataataataacaaaaattaCATTCATGTctgtagaccatctagcgacgaccaCAATCATTAGCGCGAGCCAAAGGCGCCCCACCATCATCGCCTCTCTCTCAACGAAGTCGGACAAACCTTATTGCAGTAGACAACCGTCATGCTAAGACCCCAAAGGACTAGCGCACCAGAATAGCAACCACCgtcgatgaagagaagcgtagatcgaaAGGGTCTAATCTGTTGACGCATGAACATAGACGAACGAAGACTGGATCCATGTGATTTACCGAAGACAACCGCCAACCGAATCCCGTGAGAttcaccggagacacacctccacacactcTTCGACAACGTGAGACGCATCGTCGGGACAGGGGCTAGGCGGAAAGAACCTTACTCCATCTTTTGCCACCGCCTCGCCTTTCTGAGCAAGATACAATCCCTAAACAAACTCAAAAAAACACTTACAAACGATGTATGAGCCCCCCTTCCCGCGCCGGCAAAGACCGGGACCCACCGCCCCTCCATGGCCCTAATGCCGCATGAGATGAGGTAGATCGATGGGGGCGGGCGGGATGCAAGGAAACCCTAAGCCCAATATTATTGTTTCTACCATGAGAAACCGGCATGTGCGTACGTATGCTTCTCCAACCGAACGAATAAACGCTGTGTCATCAGAAACCGTTCCGTCGCGGAGACGAGACAAAATCTCTCACATCACCCGCGGTACCACCACAAGTGCAGTGCATCAACGCATGTGAACTTCATCGTACTACGTACGCGTACACGAGCTCAGATGGCCAGAGATCCAGCATTCCAAGCCCATACCAATTCACGCGTCACAGATTCCATACCTATACGTATTTATTTACAGGACTTCGCCCGAGAAAATACACGTTCTTACACAGGGTACAGACGTGCCGAGATTCCACCATGATTGATGGCCGCCTTTTTTTAACCTGGAAGACTGCGTCGAGAGTGCTGGATTCCGATAGTATATGCGGGCTATGCATGATGGGCTGGCACGTGGACCATGATAGCAGAAATTATACAAAGCTGGTGGAGATCATTAAAGCCCGCTCAAGTTGTGAGATATAGATATATACCCAACGTTGTAGTACGTCTTCAACTCCTTTTTGTGTTTTTAACGCGCAACTTTGCCATGTAAACAAGCGTACGTACCCTACCTACGGGTTCATTCAAACAGGCTGCTGGAGTGCCTTCACCTACTCTATAATTTGGAATTGTTGGAATATACTAGCGTAAAGTATCTCGTGGCCTGCTTGGCTTGGCCAAACTTCTGACTTTTTCGCGGGAAGCCAGACACTTTGATTAACATAACCTAGTGGATCATTAGTATCCAGTTCATTCAAGCAGGTACACAGGTGGTATTGGTGTTTTTTAGGACTGGTGTACACGCATCGTACGACTTCACTTTGCAGCTTATAGAACGGAAATGCACCAAAACTGATGTATACATGTACACTAACTCTTATCTACCACAACGAATTTATATGCTTAATCTATATAAATTGCAACATATTGAGATACTAGGTGTTGTAAACTCGCAAAAAAAAAGATAGTTGTTCCAGAACTTTTTCTTTTGTGGAAATAGTTTTTTTAAGAGTTTTGAGGAAATAGTTGTTCTAGACATTTGTGTACAACAGGCACTACAATCTCTCTAAAAAAAAGACATGCACTAAGAAACAATACGTTAGAAGTAACCTAAAACTTGCCAAGTGCAAACCCCAGTTCCTGAAAGCGTGCAGCGACATTTGCGTCACGAAAGTGGTACACCAGTACGATGAGTTTCCTTTGGACAAAAATAATAAATAACTGAAAGGCGGGCCCACTAAATTCTGTGTGGGCGCCGTTCCCGGGAAAAGAGGCCGTGAGTGGGCCCACCTCCGTCGAGCTCCCTACTCGTGTTTTCGTATAAGAGCAGGGACGGACCCTCTTCCTCGGAACACCACCAATCTCGCACAATCCTAATCCTAAGCAAGAGTCGAGAAACATCAGAGCAGAGCAAAACCCAGCCATGAAGGGGACGGCGCCATGGCGCAGGCtcgccgaggccgaggccgccgtcaACCGCTCCGTCGCGGCGAGCAGCGTCGGGAGGTATTTCAAGCTTGAGGCGCGCAAGAGCTCCTTCACCAAGGAGCTGCGCGCCGGCGCCGCCACCTTCCTCACCATGGCCTACATCATCTCCGTCAACGCCGCCATCCTCACCGACTCGGGCGGCCCGTGCACCGTGCTCGACTGCAGCCCGGTGGGTAACTCCACGGCCGTTCCTGGGCCGGAGTGCACGCTGGGCACGTCCAACCCGGGTTACCAGCAGTGCTTGGCGCGCACCAAGAGCGACCTGATTGTTGCGACGGCTGTGGCTGCTATGGTTGGTTCCTTCGCCATGGGCACCCTCGCCAACCTCCCGCTGGCGCTGGCCCCCGGGATGGGCGCCAACGCCTACTTCACCTACAACATGGTGGGCTTCCACGGCTCCGGCTCCATCCCCTACCGCACCGCGCTCGCCGGCGTCATGATGGAgggcatcatcttcttcctcctctcggcCGTCGGGCTCCGGTCCAGGCTGGCGCGGATGATCCCGCGAAATATCCGCCTCGCCTCCGCCGTCGGGATCGGCTTGTTCCTAGCCTTCACCGGTCTCCAGGCGAACCAGGGCCTTGGCATGGTGGGTGCGAGCCCGTCCACGCTGGTCACGCTCACCGCCTGCTCCCAAACCGACCCCGTCACCGGCGCCTGCCTCGGCGGCACCTTGCACAGCCCCACGTTCTGGCTGGGCGTGGCCGGCTTCCTCGTCACCGCCACGTGCCTCGCCAGGGACGTCAAGGGCGCCATGATATACGGCATAGTCTTCGTCACGGCCGTGTCTTGGATCAGAGGCACCAGCGTCACCGTGTTCCCGGACACGCCGGCCGGCAATGCCGGCTTCTCCTACTTCAAGAAGGTGGTGGACTTCCACATGATCAAGACCACGGCCGGGCAGCTCAGCTTCGGTGGCTTCCGCCATGGCAGCGTGTGGGTGGCCATGCTCACGCTGCTCTACGTCGACGTCCTCGACACCACCAGCACAATGTACTCCATGGCCGAGTACGGCGGGTTCACGGACGGGGCCGGCGGGTTTGAGGGCGAGTACCGGGCCTTCCTCGTCGACGCCGGCTCCACGGTCCTCAGCGCCGGGCTCGGGAGCACCACGGTGACCACCTACATCGAGTCGACGGCGGGGATCAGGGAGGGCGGCCGGACGGGGGTGACCGCGGTCACCGTGTCGGCCTTCTTCCTGGCGTCGCTCTTCTTCTCGCCGCTGCTGATGAGCGTGCCGCCGTGGGCCGTGGGGCCGTCGCTGGTGCTGGTGGGCGCCATGATGATGCGCGTGGCCAAGGAGATCGAGTGGGGCGACATGAAGGAGGCCATCCCGGCGTTCGTCACCATGGCGCTCATGCCGCTCACCTTCTCCATCGCCAACGGCATCATCGCCGGCCTCGCCGTCTACGTCGCGCTGCACTGGTACGACTGGGCCGGCCTGGCGTGCGGCAAGGTGGGGAAGGCGCTCGACGACCGCCGCCGGAACCAGGTCGCCGCTGCCACGCCGGAGGTCGGCCCCGCCCCGGCGCAGGACGCCGTGTGACCGGATAAACTTGTTTCCTCCTCGTGTCTCTTCTCTAGCTGCTAGTTGATGATGGTTAGTTTGGACACAGAGCATCATCGTGATCCGTGACATGGGATTAGGACTACTGTATGTACTGGTAGTAGCAACTGTAGTTGTGCTTGGAAAAGGCGGCAGTGGGAACGGTCTCGTCTCGTTTGAGATTCTTGATGTGCAAGGACCCATGATGTTTGTGTACTTTGACGGCCATGATGGCAATGCTCACATTGATTTCGCTAGCCAGCACGTTTGTTTTCGTATAAGTTGTACTGGCAGGTTTTGCTTGCATAGAGGTCAAACCTATCATTACTCGCAGGACGCCTCCAAAAGGAGAGAACTTTGAGATTGGTATATGCGATGAACTCCAAGGTTACTACTGTTCGACAGTCAAAAAACACTAGTATCGGATGCAACTTGTGAGCAGCACGTCATGATCTCTTGTCTTGTGAGGTTATTTTCTTCTCAAGTCAAGCGTGAAAGTGAAAGTGTAATAAAAGGTTTTCGGTGCTCGCGTCGCGTGGAGCTGCAAAACTTGCCGTGTACCCAACTCCTGGCTGCTGCGTCATGGGCACGTACGCTGTATATAGTTACTGTCAGCGTGTTCGATTGCTCGCTGGAAAACGAACGGAGTGGGAACTGAGAAGCTCAGCTCAGGAGATAAGCCACAGGTGCGTATCATGACAGGGATGAAGAGGATATTTTGCGTGTGGATTGGGGATGTCTTAAGGCTGACGAcggctgctgctttccttcaaaaAAATCGATTCCCTGCCACGTAATCTTTTTCCCTCCAGTAAAACCATCTGCATCTGGACGTGGTTCGAAAGCTGGATGGGCCCTATTGCCGGAAATGTGTGGTCTGGTGTCTCGCAAGTCAATGATTCCGAGAATATAGCTTCGACTTGTCCTCTCGTGTTATCGGAGCCCCAAGGTTCAAGTAAACCTAAAACTGTTCATGCGCCTGGATGCTCTGTTAAGTTAAGTTGTTCGAGAAATTTCAAGGTATTGTTATGAGGTGTTCAGTCTGAATTATGGCATAATCAACTCTGTTCAAAAGCTCAGGACTGCATCCAGCCATCCAAAATCAAGCAACATCCACCCATTTTACTCCTGATTGTGCTTTATAAACTCTTCCCTGAACTAATCACTTGAAAGCTCACTTCTTTAACGAAAAGGGTTTACTGAAAGGGGGAAAAAATCTACTTCTCACGCAGCGTATCTAAGTTTCTGAAGATGCAATAACAACACGGCATGAGGACATGAAACATTCTGCTCCTAGCGTCTGCTCGAGTGCTCGCAACGCCGACCCGACGCCTCTGCGTGAGCCCTAGTACACAAAGGTACAAAAAATAACTGTAGccctttttttttggaaaaatggaGTACTCCCGAGACACATGCTGATGTTTGTGTGTATTACTTCAACTATGATAAGTACATTTAGGGTCTTTTTTCGATTCGCTAGATTTTTAAGACACGGATTAGTACAAAAAAAATACAAGGTTGAAGTAACACGTCCTCTTGAATCCTAGTGCAAGATTAGGGAACCACGCAAATTTGGATCAAAGAGTTTGATCCCACCGGAAAAACTAAGAAATTGCACCAAGAGGTTTGGGACTTTAAGTGGATTGAAAGATTTCTCCAAAACAGAATGCAAAGCTAACCTGAAATGATTTTCTAAGGATTCCAATTTTACGAATGAAAGaaattacataggaaaaaaattcaataaaaatcTAAGGATCCAAATCCTCCTTAATTCTACTGAAGTTTCTTTGAATCAGGTGGGCCCTTGGAGGGAAATGTTTGATCAACACCTGCTGCTAAACAAAGTCTACTTGTTTTCCTCGGATGATTTGATTAGCATAGTACGTATTCGATGCTACTCAGCACCGAGGAAAGTCTGCGGCGGTGGAGGCAGCGTCGTGTCAGTAGTCGGTCCACTCTGAACCTCATATGCAATGGCCAACCCTATTGGCATATGAGCATCGAAGTGGCAGTGCATAATCCACATCCCTGAGGCAACAACAGCAACATAAACATATATAAGAATCTGCAGAATCCATGCATTATCGTTAGGTGTGCTCTGTACCATGATCAGTTCAGCGTGCACGTACCAGGGTTGTGGCGACAAAGCGGATGACTGCCCGGCCGCCGGCCAGCACAGCAACGGTGTTCCGCTCCTGAGGATTATATATGGGCCGACCCACATAAGGAGTTACGCGAGTGAGAAGCTCTAGCTGCGAAGCATGCATCGGTTTTTGGTTTTATTCTGGTTTTGGCAAGCTTCTAGCAGCTACtagttgttttatttattttgtttggtcGGTTTTCTTTGGTTTTATGTGTTCGTTTGGAAgggttttcttctgttttttcattttatttttactagcacaaatgcccgtacGATGCAACGGGAGAGATATTTATTTACGACAAACAACGGGAAAGATAAATCGATGTGTCCACAAAAAAACGGTCTCGACAACGGTAGGCGACAGAGTAAGGAGTTGCGGTCTTCTCACTGGACGTGTTTGGCCCATGAAATCTTGATAGTGATGGGGAGCACCCAACTCGTGGTGGCGAGCACCCAACTCGTGCCTTTTTCTTTCGTGTCCGCCTCTATCTTGGGGTTGTGCATGCCTCCTCATTTGGTGGATGTGTGACGACTTTCGGGACATGGTTGCTTTGACCACTTTTCAACAACGACGTAAGCGGATGAATTACTAATGGCAGCACATAAATCATGTTTCATAAGCATAATCAGGCACGAATGTCCCTTTATTATGATGGTTCACTTGCTTTGATTATTCTAGTGCTCACGTATGCATGGTTTTTTTTCTTCTAATTAGAGCCAAACAACATATTCTAGAACAAATGCGCGCTCTAACCAATGGCCAACACGATTATTTAAGAAGATACTGTAGCTtcagattttatttatttattatttggtACATTCAAAGAAATATGAACTGCCGAATATTCTTGGAAACATTAATTTTTTTAAAGCCCGGACAGTTCTAAAAAATTTGAACTTTTTTTTTAAAAATTCCATATAATTTtggaaaaacacaaacaaaattagAAACGGGAATAGTAATTGAAATTAATaaacaatattttgaaaacatgaactaTTTATACAACAcaacattattattattttttaaaaggggaacatttagaacatttttaaaaatgttttctTAGATGCAAACATTATTTTGTTTTTGTGAACTTTTCACTAAAATAGGAATATTTTTTAATTACGAGAcattttataaaatactattttgatAAAAAAATATCGAACAATTCTGAaatagattttttttaaattgcaacATTTTTGTACATGTTGCAGAAATTCCGAAACCAATGTTTTTTAAGTTTCTAATATTTTTAGAAATAGGAATAAAATTTCGTAATGCTAATTCTTTTGAATATTTGAACAAaaattgaaattctgaataaatttTGAATATTATTATTtcactaaaaaaataaaaataaagaagggAAAAATGAAAACGAAACAGAAACCAAATACTGAAAAAACAAAAACAGGCCGGCCTAGTCATGGGCGACCTGTGCATACGTTCAACTATTTGTTGCTTTGTGCGACAAATAAGCTCCTCCCAATGCATGGGCAGGATAATTACTGGGTTGGCTTTGTTGGGCTGGAGTGCGCCTGGCCCAGTTGCGGTATTCTGGACAAACTTTTTGTATTTTTCCAGTGGAGAGAcacacaaaaatttagtaccacctcggatagctAAAAATTATTTTCGGTGGTGATCAGGAATAGTAATTGAAATTAATAAACAATATTTTGAAAATATGAACTATTTTTACAAGAcaacattattattattttttaaaaggGGGACATTcagaacatttttaaaaatgttttttaGATGCAAACATTATTTTGTTTTTGTGAACTTTTGACCAAAAtaggaatattttttgaatatgggacattttataaaatattattttgatAAAAAATCTCGAACAATTCTGAAATAGATTTTTTTCAAattgcaacatttttttaaatatttgGAAATTCCGAAACCAATGTTTTTTAAGTTTCTAATATTTTTAGAAATAGGAATAAAATTTTGTAATGCTAATTCTTTTGAATATTGGAACAAAAgttgaaattctgaataaatttTGTATATTattatttcacgaaaaaataaaaaaagaaggggaAAATGAAAACGAAATAAAAACCGAAAACTGAAAAAACAAAAACGGGCCGGCCTAGTCTTGGGCGAACTGTGCGTACATTCAACTATTTGTCGCAGCGTGCGACAAATAAGCTCCTCCCAATGCATGGGCAGGATAATTACTGGGTTGACTTTGTTGGGCTGGAGTGCGCCTGGCCCAGTTGCGGTATTCTGGACAAACTTTTTGTATTTTGCAGTGGGGAGAcacacaaaaatttagtaccacctcagatAGCTAAAAATTATTTTcgatggtgaacggatgaaaatatTGGAGAAACACACATTGCTTTattattggtatagatatagatatagatttttgtttttcattttaaaatatttatatgtTTTCTttctacaaatcatgaacatttttttagtctTAAAATTGTTTTcacatttgtgaacatttttcaaatccatgaacgtTTTTTTTTCAGATGCTTGGACTTCTTTTCAAATTCTTAAACTTTTTTGGGTTTTAGGAACTTTTTCAAATTTAtgtttttttcaaatgcatgatgttttttcattttcatgaacattttaaaaaatgtcaGCTGGTCAATAGTCAATGATCCGAACAAATTGTCAACTAGTCAACGGGTTCAACTGTCAAATGAAAAGAAAACAGGGCAGGGCATTTTTTTAGGTGTTCAGGGCATGGCATGTGACCACCTAGTTATCAGGCCACAAcctagttagagcatctccaacaggcccgtcaaactagcgccgcgccgcaaaatcccccgttttagcgcgcgcgcaaccggAATGGTTGCTCCAGCGGGCGCGCGAAAACAGCGCGCGCGGCATCCGTAGTCCAGCGCGCGGGCCGAAACGCAATCGCGCGCCACTTATTTGTTGCGCTcgctcccgcgcgctggactctCGCGCGCTCGCTCGCGCCTCCCACCCCCcatccagccgcgccgccgccgccgaccgcgccacccggcgaccgttccggcgcttccccggGCTATCCCCGTCCCGCGTGCGCTTTCTTCGGCCCACCTCTAGT from Triticum aestivum cultivar Chinese Spring chromosome 4A, IWGSC CS RefSeq v2.1, whole genome shotgun sequence harbors:
- the LOC123086868 gene encoding adenine/guanine permease AZG2-like, with the translated sequence MKGTAPWRRLAEAEAAVNRSVAASSVGRYFKLEARKSSFTKELRAGAATFLTMAYIISVNAAILTDSGGPCTVLDCSPVGNSTAVPGPECTLGTSNPGYQQCLARTKSDLIVATAVAAMVGSFAMGTLANLPLALAPGMGANAYFTYNMVGFHGSGSIPYRTALAGVMMEGIIFFLLSAVGLRSRLARMIPRNIRLASAVGIGLFLAFTGLQANQGLGMVGASPSTLVTLTACSQTDPVTGACLGGTLHSPTFWLGVAGFLVTATCLARDVKGAMIYGIVFVTAVSWIRGTSVTVFPDTPAGNAGFSYFKKVVDFHMIKTTAGQLSFGGFRHGSVWVAMLTLLYVDVLDTTSTMYSMAEYGGFTDGAGGFEGEYRAFLVDAGSTVLSAGLGSTTVTTYIESTAGIREGGRTGVTAVTVSAFFLASLFFSPLLMSVPPWAVGPSLVLVGAMMMRVAKEIEWGDMKEAIPAFVTMALMPLTFSIANGIIAGLAVYVALHWYDWAGLACGKVGKALDDRRRNQVAAATPEVGPAPAQDAV